A genome region from Variovorax paradoxus includes the following:
- a CDS encoding tripartite tricarboxylate transporter substrate binding protein BugE, protein MQRRHFISTLAAASILPGISFAQGKPIRLVVPFPPGGATDITARVLGEPVAKILQQPVVIDNRAGAGGSIGMAELARATPDGLTFGIATLSTHGVNPAVYQKLPYDPIKGFAPVTEIVKAPGVIVINPSKLPVANFAELVKYLKANPGKVSYATPGNGTIGHMWGELFKSSTGTSMVHIPYRGAGPAINDVLAGEVPVYFDQVASSLPHVKAGKLKALAVSWGGRLDVLPDVPTYAELGYPANNDPSWFGMVAPAGTPAELVLRMQQAVATALKDASVRERLSLQGLYASGTTPAQFTKQIASEIEKMKKVAEFARVRLD, encoded by the coding sequence TGGTCGTCCCGTTCCCGCCTGGCGGCGCCACCGACATCACCGCGCGCGTGCTCGGCGAGCCGGTCGCCAAGATCCTGCAGCAGCCCGTGGTCATCGACAACCGCGCCGGCGCCGGCGGCTCCATCGGCATGGCCGAACTGGCCCGCGCCACGCCGGACGGCCTGACCTTCGGCATCGCCACGCTGTCCACGCACGGCGTGAACCCGGCCGTGTACCAGAAGCTGCCCTACGACCCGATCAAGGGCTTCGCGCCGGTCACCGAGATCGTCAAGGCGCCGGGCGTGATCGTCATCAACCCGTCGAAGCTGCCCGTGGCCAATTTCGCCGAGCTGGTGAAGTACCTCAAGGCCAACCCCGGCAAGGTGTCGTATGCGACGCCGGGCAACGGCACCATCGGCCACATGTGGGGCGAGCTGTTCAAGAGCAGCACCGGAACCTCGATGGTGCACATCCCCTACCGCGGTGCGGGCCCGGCCATCAACGACGTGCTGGCGGGCGAAGTGCCGGTGTACTTCGACCAGGTGGCCTCGTCGCTGCCGCACGTGAAGGCGGGCAAGCTGAAGGCGCTGGCGGTGTCTTGGGGCGGCCGCCTCGACGTGCTGCCCGACGTGCCGACCTACGCCGAGCTCGGCTACCCGGCCAACAACGACCCGTCGTGGTTCGGCATGGTGGCGCCCGCGGGCACGCCGGCCGAACTGGTGCTGCGCATGCAGCAGGCGGTGGCCACGGCACTGAAGGACGCCTCGGTGCGCGAGCGCCTGTCGCTGCAGGGCCTCTACGCCTCGGGCACCACGCCGGCGCAGTTCACCAAGCAGATCGCCAGCGAGATCGAGAAGATGAAGAAGGTGGCCGAATTCGCACGCGTGCGACTGGACTGA
- a CDS encoding N-formylglutamate amidohydrolase, which produces MHPVLKLIQTRAQVTSVAGQTPLVLDSPHSGTVYPEDFGTVRELATLRRAEDTHVEKLYAFAPDLGAAWVEAHFPRSYLDANRDTTEIDTTMLDGEWTDPVSTDPRVLSKVRLGKGLIWKLTDEGLPIYDRQLPVEEVRQRIDSCWRPYHAAVAQAVDEAHARHGYSIHINCHSMPAIAASHATDFPGLAHADFVIGDRDGSTADPALSQKICAHLRAFGYSVDYNHPYKGVELVRRHGKPAVNRHSIQVEINRKLYMDEATLALDEAGAARLQGHLRSMVEMLLATDPR; this is translated from the coding sequence ATGCATCCAGTACTGAAACTGATCCAGACCCGCGCCCAGGTGACAAGCGTCGCCGGGCAGACGCCGCTCGTGCTCGACTCCCCGCACAGCGGCACCGTGTACCCGGAGGACTTCGGCACGGTGCGCGAGCTCGCGACGCTGCGCCGCGCCGAGGACACGCACGTCGAGAAGCTCTACGCCTTCGCGCCCGACCTGGGCGCGGCCTGGGTCGAGGCGCATTTCCCGCGCAGCTACCTCGACGCCAACCGCGACACCACCGAGATCGACACCACGATGCTCGACGGCGAGTGGACCGACCCCGTCTCCACCGACCCGCGCGTGCTGTCGAAGGTGCGCCTGGGCAAGGGCCTGATCTGGAAGCTCACCGACGAAGGCCTGCCGATCTACGACCGGCAGTTGCCGGTGGAAGAGGTTCGCCAGCGCATCGACAGCTGCTGGCGCCCGTACCACGCCGCCGTGGCGCAGGCGGTGGACGAGGCGCACGCGCGCCACGGCTACAGCATCCACATCAACTGCCATTCGATGCCGGCCATCGCGGCCAGCCACGCCACCGACTTTCCCGGCCTGGCGCATGCCGACTTCGTGATCGGCGACCGCGACGGCAGCACCGCCGACCCGGCGCTGTCGCAGAAGATCTGCGCGCACCTGCGCGCCTTCGGCTACAGCGTCGACTACAACCACCCGTACAAGGGCGTGGAGCTGGTGCGCCGCCACGGCAAGCCGGCCGTGAACCGGCACAGCATCCAGGTGGAGATCAACCGCAAGCTCTACATGGACGAGGCTACGCTGGCGCTCGACGAGGCCGGCGCGGCGCGGCTGCAGGGCCACCTGCGCTCGATGGTCGAGATGCTGCTGGCCACCGATCCGCGCTGA
- a CDS encoding oxidoreductase: MTASPTFSSSSSSPRTWFITGVSSGFGRALAQEALAAGHRVVGTLRSEAARAEFDALQPGRSFGRLLDVTHDAEVPRVVAEVEASVGAIDVLVNNAGYGHEGTVEESTLDQLRRQFEVNVFGAVAVGKAVLPFMRARRRGHILNITSMGGIVTFPGLGYYHGSKFALEGISETLGKEVASFGIHVTAVEPGGFRTDWAGRSMVRAPQDIADYAPVMGPVRAARLARSGKQAGDPVKAARAMIRITETANPPAHLLLGPDAMKVVREKLGALQEEIKAWEALSVSTDFAPATA, encoded by the coding sequence ATGACCGCCTCCCCGACCTTTTCTTCTTCTTCTTCTTCGCCAAGGACCTGGTTCATCACCGGCGTCAGCAGCGGCTTCGGCCGCGCGCTCGCGCAGGAGGCGCTGGCCGCCGGCCATCGCGTGGTGGGCACGCTGCGCAGCGAGGCCGCGCGTGCGGAATTCGATGCGCTGCAGCCCGGCCGCTCCTTCGGCCGCCTGCTCGACGTGACGCACGACGCCGAGGTGCCGCGCGTGGTGGCCGAGGTCGAGGCATCGGTCGGCGCCATCGACGTGCTGGTCAACAACGCCGGCTACGGCCACGAAGGCACGGTCGAGGAATCGACGCTCGACCAGCTTCGCCGGCAGTTCGAGGTGAACGTGTTCGGCGCCGTGGCCGTGGGCAAGGCGGTGCTGCCGTTCATGCGCGCGCGCCGCCGCGGCCACATCCTCAACATCACCTCGATGGGCGGCATCGTGACCTTTCCGGGGCTGGGCTATTACCACGGCAGCAAGTTCGCGCTCGAGGGCATCAGCGAGACGCTGGGCAAGGAGGTGGCGAGCTTCGGCATTCACGTGACGGCGGTGGAGCCCGGCGGCTTCCGCACCGACTGGGCGGGCCGCTCGATGGTGCGTGCGCCGCAGGACATCGCCGACTACGCGCCGGTGATGGGCCCGGTGCGCGCGGCACGCCTGGCGCGCAGCGGCAAGCAGGCGGGCGACCCGGTGAAGGCCGCGCGCGCCATGATCCGCATCACCGAAACGGCCAACCCGCCCGCGCACCTGCTGCTCGGTCCCGACGCGATGAAAGTGGTGCGCGAGAAGCTCGGCGCGCTGCAGGAGGAGATCAAGGCGTGGGAGGCGCTGTCGGTGTCGACCGACTTCGCGCCCGCCACGGCCTGA
- a CDS encoding LysR family transcriptional regulator: MRQDQLDGLVTFMAVAETRGFSAAAVRLGVSPSAVSQAVRLLEKRVGVPLFNRTTRSVNLTEAGARFLERIRPAVQELASASDELSDSAERPSGLLRLTVPRAAYLFVLQPVLADFLRTYPQIDVEVSIDSALVDIVGRGFDAGIRFGGMVERDMVAVTVGAPLANSIVAAPRYLAARGTPVHPRELLAHDCIGFRFESSGQLERWAFEKDGQAITLAVSGRLVMNDVAVMLDAAVDGIGIANLISSYTERHIADGRLVQLLADWSTPLPDLTLYYPDRRRVPPKLRALIGHLRATTLATTGVLLQDRHGSGL, encoded by the coding sequence ATGCGCCAGGACCAGCTCGACGGACTCGTCACTTTCATGGCCGTGGCCGAGACCCGCGGCTTCTCGGCCGCCGCGGTGCGCCTGGGCGTCTCGCCCTCTGCCGTGAGCCAGGCGGTGCGGCTGCTCGAGAAGCGCGTGGGCGTGCCGCTGTTCAACCGCACCACACGCAGCGTGAACCTCACCGAAGCCGGCGCCCGCTTCCTCGAACGCATCCGCCCAGCGGTGCAGGAACTGGCCTCGGCTTCCGACGAGCTCAGCGACAGCGCCGAACGCCCCTCGGGCCTGCTGCGGCTCACGGTGCCGCGAGCGGCCTATCTCTTCGTGCTGCAGCCGGTGCTCGCGGACTTCCTGCGCACGTACCCGCAGATCGACGTGGAGGTGTCGATCGACAGCGCGCTGGTCGACATCGTGGGCCGGGGCTTCGACGCCGGCATCCGCTTCGGCGGCATGGTCGAGCGCGACATGGTGGCGGTGACGGTGGGCGCGCCGCTGGCCAACAGCATCGTCGCCGCGCCGCGCTACCTGGCCGCGCGCGGCACGCCGGTCCATCCGCGCGAACTGCTGGCGCACGACTGCATCGGCTTCCGCTTCGAGAGCTCGGGCCAGCTGGAGCGCTGGGCGTTCGAGAAGGACGGCCAGGCCATCACGCTGGCCGTGAGCGGGCGCCTGGTGATGAACGACGTGGCGGTGATGCTCGATGCGGCGGTGGACGGCATCGGCATCGCCAACCTCATCAGCAGCTACACCGAGCGCCACATCGCCGACGGCCGGCTGGTACAGCTGCTGGCCGACTGGTCCACGCCACTGCCCGACCTGACGCTGTACTACCCCGACCGCCGCCGCGTACCGCCCAAGCTGCGCGCCCTCATCGGCCACCTGCGCGCAACAACCCTGGCGACGACGGGCGTGTTGTTACAGGACCGGCACGGCAGCGGCCTATAG
- a CDS encoding TetR/AcrR family transcriptional regulator, with protein MTAARAAAAAPRRKPRQSRARHTSQALQEAFVRLLVEKGFAAITIREIVAVAGTGLGSFYEYFENKEDLARVCLHLRSKALLMDVRAAVEAHAGRPLREIVDAVIDAQLDAHRAQPLAWGAHYLLERHLSSPEAYRKMYDRFVGEWVGVLEAANDVAAGCQKKEVARVCQTIIYGLVAHTHIGTGGRPDLQALSRQLRGALHGYLAGSA; from the coding sequence ATGACCGCCGCGCGCGCAGCGGCCGCCGCCCCGAGGAGAAAGCCGCGCCAGTCCCGTGCGCGCCACACCTCGCAGGCGCTGCAGGAGGCTTTTGTTCGGCTTCTGGTCGAGAAGGGCTTTGCCGCCATCACGATCCGCGAGATCGTGGCGGTCGCCGGCACGGGGCTCGGCAGCTTCTACGAGTACTTCGAGAACAAGGAAGACTTGGCGCGCGTCTGCCTGCACCTGCGCTCCAAGGCGCTGCTGATGGACGTGCGCGCGGCCGTCGAGGCGCATGCCGGCCGGCCGCTGCGCGAGATCGTCGATGCGGTGATCGACGCGCAGCTCGACGCCCACCGCGCGCAGCCGCTGGCCTGGGGCGCGCACTACCTGCTGGAGCGTCACCTCTCCAGCCCCGAGGCCTACCGCAAGATGTACGACCGGTTCGTGGGCGAGTGGGTGGGCGTGCTCGAGGCCGCGAACGACGTGGCGGCCGGTTGCCAGAAGAAGGAAGTGGCCCGCGTGTGCCAGACCATCATCTACGGCCTGGTGGCACACACGCACATCGGCACCGGCGGCCGGCCCGACCTGCAGGCGCTGTCGCGGCAGCTGCGCGGCGCGCTGCACGGCTACCTGGCCGGCTCGGCCTGA
- a CDS encoding thioesterase family protein — translation MAPDEAISDEPRDSAVFTRLGTDAWQASELSRGPWDPRAQHGGAPCALLAHIAEQAAPGPGWQLARLTVELVKPVPVASLTTRTQVQSSRATVRVGVDLLAGEVVVARAHALLLAKNALALPVGLPGWPQSPLRPLPQDCSERVRIPGLPEGVSFYGSAVESRVAEGDSTQPGPCGAWFRLAVPLVRGTANSPAMRAAAAADFGNGLSWVLPAERFLFTNADMSLNLFRAPEGEWIGLRSATEAHSDGAGLAASHLYDERGPIGLATQTLVLRERA, via the coding sequence ATGGCACCCGACGAAGCGATCTCCGACGAACCGCGCGACTCCGCCGTCTTCACCCGGCTGGGCACCGATGCGTGGCAGGCCAGCGAACTGTCGCGCGGCCCCTGGGACCCGCGCGCCCAGCACGGCGGCGCGCCCTGCGCGCTGCTCGCGCACATCGCCGAACAGGCGGCGCCGGGCCCGGGCTGGCAGCTGGCGCGGCTCACGGTCGAGCTGGTGAAGCCGGTGCCGGTGGCATCGCTGACCACGCGCACGCAGGTGCAGTCGTCGCGCGCCACGGTGCGCGTGGGCGTCGACCTGCTGGCGGGCGAGGTGGTGGTGGCGCGCGCGCATGCGCTGCTGCTGGCGAAGAATGCGCTGGCGCTGCCGGTCGGCCTGCCGGGCTGGCCGCAGTCGCCGCTGCGGCCGCTGCCGCAGGACTGCAGCGAGCGCGTGCGGATTCCGGGGCTGCCCGAAGGCGTGTCGTTCTACGGCAGCGCCGTGGAATCGCGCGTGGCCGAAGGCGACTCGACGCAGCCCGGCCCGTGCGGCGCATGGTTCCGCCTCGCGGTGCCGCTGGTGCGCGGCACCGCCAACTCGCCCGCCATGCGCGCCGCGGCGGCGGCCGACTTCGGCAACGGCCTGAGCTGGGTGCTGCCGGCCGAACGCTTCCTGTTCACCAACGCCGACATGAGCCTCAACCTGTTCCGCGCGCCCGAGGGCGAGTGGATCGGCCTGCGCTCGGCGACCGAGGCGCACAGCGACGGCGCGGGCCTGGCGGCGTCCCATCTCTACGACGAGCGCGGACCCATCGGCCTCGCCACCCAGACGCTGGTGCTGCGCGAACGCGCCTGA
- a CDS encoding acyl-CoA dehydrogenase family protein codes for MTTTTGIHPDNQVPELKDYNVYTSDPVLRGAVAGGGAGWRDDELVRQGAEYGAEATLRAAENANRHEPELHTHSRTGERIDQVEFHPAWHTMMAIARRNGIANLPFFDERPSAWVGYGASLYMHSQIESGSTCPTTMTKACIPVMRRNAALYAVLRDKLASNEHDARDIPLERKTSIAVGMGMTEKQGGSDVRSNTTRAVPAGSGPWGEEFLITGHKWFFSAPMCDGHLVLARTGEHGLSCFFVPRWRPDGSRNPIHIQRLKDKVGNRSNASSEVEFKEAWGVLVGDEGRGIPTIIEMATVTRLDCALSSAGFMRQAFAQALHYTRNRHAFGKALVDQPVMTELLADMALESQGATLLAMGLASRFGSAAPIDTAWRRLLTPAAKFWNCKRAVSLTGEAMEAFGGNGYVEDAPMGRLFREAPVNSIWEGSGNVMCLDVLRAVARNPDDVHLVLDQLGAIAAGEPRLQAELQAVRGMVQLPPQDLERQARRFTQRLVLAAQACLMLEHASAEASAAFVSSRFDPDWGAVTGIGAGTDDPGALVRAAWH; via the coding sequence ATGACCACCACCACCGGTATCCATCCCGACAACCAGGTTCCCGAACTGAAGGACTACAACGTCTACACCAGCGACCCCGTGCTGCGCGGCGCGGTGGCCGGCGGCGGTGCCGGATGGCGCGACGACGAGCTGGTGCGCCAGGGTGCCGAGTACGGCGCCGAGGCCACGCTGCGCGCCGCGGAGAACGCCAACCGCCACGAACCCGAACTGCACACGCATTCGCGCACCGGCGAGCGCATCGACCAGGTCGAGTTCCACCCGGCCTGGCACACCATGATGGCCATCGCCCGGCGCAACGGCATCGCCAACCTGCCGTTCTTCGACGAACGCCCGTCGGCCTGGGTGGGCTACGGTGCGTCGCTGTACATGCACAGCCAGATCGAGTCGGGCTCGACCTGCCCGACCACCATGACCAAGGCCTGCATTCCGGTGATGCGGCGCAACGCCGCGCTGTACGCCGTGCTGCGCGACAAGCTCGCCTCGAACGAACATGACGCGCGCGACATCCCGCTGGAGCGCAAGACCTCCATCGCCGTCGGCATGGGCATGACCGAGAAGCAGGGCGGCAGCGACGTGCGCAGCAACACCACGCGCGCCGTGCCCGCAGGCAGCGGGCCGTGGGGCGAGGAGTTCCTGATCACCGGCCACAAGTGGTTCTTCTCGGCGCCGATGTGCGACGGCCACCTGGTGCTGGCCAGGACCGGCGAACACGGCCTCTCGTGCTTCTTCGTGCCGCGCTGGCGGCCCGACGGCAGCAGGAACCCGATCCACATCCAGCGCCTGAAGGACAAGGTGGGCAACCGTTCCAACGCCAGCAGCGAGGTGGAGTTCAAGGAAGCCTGGGGCGTGCTGGTGGGCGACGAGGGACGCGGCATCCCGACCATCATCGAGATGGCGACCGTGACCCGACTCGATTGCGCGCTGTCCAGCGCCGGCTTCATGCGCCAGGCGTTCGCGCAAGCGCTGCACTACACGCGCAACCGCCACGCCTTCGGCAAGGCGCTGGTCGACCAGCCGGTGATGACCGAACTGCTGGCCGACATGGCGCTCGAGTCGCAGGGTGCCACGCTGCTGGCCATGGGGCTGGCCTCGCGCTTCGGCTCCGCCGCGCCGATCGACACGGCCTGGCGCCGCCTTCTCACGCCCGCGGCCAAGTTCTGGAACTGCAAGCGCGCGGTGTCGCTCACCGGCGAGGCGATGGAAGCGTTCGGCGGCAACGGCTACGTCGAGGACGCGCCCATGGGCCGCCTGTTCCGCGAGGCGCCGGTCAACTCGATCTGGGAGGGCTCGGGCAACGTGATGTGCCTGGACGTGCTGCGCGCCGTCGCGCGCAACCCCGACGACGTGCACCTCGTGCTCGACCAGTTGGGCGCCATTGCCGCCGGCGAGCCGCGCCTGCAGGCCGAACTGCAGGCGGTGCGCGGGATGGTGCAACTGCCGCCGCAGGACCTGGAGCGCCAGGCGCGCCGCTTCACGCAGCGGCTGGTGCTGGCCGCGCAGGCGTGCCTGATGCTCGAGCACGCGAGCGCGGAAGCGTCGGCCGCGTTCGTGTCGAGCCGCTTCGACCCCGACTGGGGCGCGGTGACGGGCATCGGCGCGGGCACCGACGACCCCGGCGCGCTGGTGCGCGCGGCCTGGCACTGA
- a CDS encoding type 1 glutamine amidotransferase — MTQPVSARLKIGLSACFSHADPARSLFSNKTLQYVEQSIAHWLMSAGAMVVMVPCPTGDTARGDTKLSHYAEWLDGVVMHGGADVWPGSYGEVPLKDAWIGDRIRDLYDLALVEAFEQAGKPIFGVCRGLQLINVAFGGTLYQDIEEQHGHPETLKHRDPVTYDQNFHQIEIVQGTRLSKLYPDLQSARVNSIHHQGVKDIAPGFDIEAWSLPDRVPEAIRRRPDRGRSYIAATQWHPEFHKYGSTETVDDTPILHDFLWACATAKVAPRTSNSMRGMPGRIRNRAARLLRQALLRR; from the coding sequence ATGACACAACCTGTTTCCGCCCGGCTCAAGATCGGCCTCTCGGCCTGCTTCTCGCATGCCGACCCGGCACGCTCGCTCTTCTCCAACAAGACGCTGCAGTACGTCGAGCAGTCGATCGCGCACTGGCTCATGTCTGCCGGCGCCATGGTCGTGATGGTGCCCTGCCCCACCGGCGACACCGCGCGCGGCGACACCAAGCTGTCGCACTACGCCGAGTGGCTCGACGGCGTGGTGATGCACGGCGGCGCGGACGTCTGGCCCGGCAGCTACGGCGAGGTGCCCCTGAAGGACGCATGGATCGGCGACCGCATCCGCGACCTCTACGACCTCGCGCTGGTCGAAGCCTTCGAGCAGGCCGGCAAGCCCATCTTCGGTGTGTGCCGCGGGCTGCAGCTCATCAACGTGGCCTTCGGCGGCACGCTGTACCAGGACATCGAGGAGCAGCACGGACACCCCGAGACGCTGAAGCACCGCGACCCGGTCACCTACGACCAGAACTTCCACCAGATCGAGATCGTGCAGGGCACGCGCTTGTCGAAGCTCTATCCCGACCTGCAGAGCGCGCGCGTCAACAGCATTCACCACCAGGGCGTGAAGGACATCGCGCCCGGTTTCGACATCGAGGCGTGGAGCCTGCCCGACCGCGTTCCCGAGGCCATCCGCCGCCGGCCCGATCGTGGCCGCAGCTACATCGCCGCGACGCAGTGGCACCCCGAGTTCCACAAGTACGGCAGCACCGAGACGGTGGACGACACGCCCATCCTGCACGACTTCCTGTGGGCCTGCGCCACGGCCAAGGTGGCGCCGCGCACCAGCAACTCCATGCGCGGCATGCCGGGGCGCATCCGCAACCGCGCGGCGCGGCTGCTGCGCCAGGCGCTGCTGCGGCGCTGA
- a CDS encoding sugar phosphate isomerase/epimerase family protein, producing the protein MKTIKGPAIFLAQFAGDAAPFNTLDGIAGWAAALGYKGVQIPSWDARLFDLKKAAESKAYCEEVKGTLARHGLEITELSTHLQGQLVAVHPAYDAGFDGFAAPEVRGNPATRQQWAVQQLHFAAKASANLGLTAHATFSGALAWPYLYSWPPRPPGLIEEAFDELARRWRPILDAFDAAGVDVGYEIHPGEDLHDGVSYEMFLERVGNHPRACLLYDPSHFMLQQLDYLAYIDHYHERIKIFHVKDAEFNPTGKQGVYGGFQSWINRAGRFRSLGDGQVDFKGIFSKMAQYDFPGWAVLEWECCIKHPEDGAREGAKFIADHIIRVADRAFDDFAAGGVDVAANKRMLGIG; encoded by the coding sequence ATGAAAACGATCAAGGGCCCGGCCATTTTTCTGGCCCAGTTCGCCGGAGACGCCGCCCCTTTCAACACGCTCGACGGCATCGCCGGATGGGCCGCCGCGCTGGGCTACAAGGGGGTGCAGATACCGAGCTGGGACGCGCGCCTGTTCGACCTGAAGAAGGCGGCCGAGAGCAAGGCCTACTGCGAAGAGGTGAAGGGCACGCTCGCGCGGCACGGCCTGGAGATCACCGAGCTGTCGACCCATCTGCAGGGACAGCTGGTGGCGGTGCATCCGGCGTATGACGCGGGCTTCGACGGCTTCGCGGCGCCCGAGGTGCGCGGCAATCCGGCGACGCGCCAGCAATGGGCGGTGCAGCAGCTGCACTTCGCGGCGAAGGCCTCGGCCAATCTCGGCCTCACCGCGCACGCGACCTTCTCGGGCGCGCTGGCATGGCCCTACCTGTATTCGTGGCCGCCGCGCCCGCCGGGCCTCATCGAGGAAGCCTTCGACGAACTGGCGCGCCGCTGGCGCCCGATCCTCGACGCCTTCGATGCCGCGGGCGTGGACGTGGGCTACGAGATCCACCCCGGCGAAGACCTGCACGACGGCGTGAGCTACGAGATGTTCCTCGAGCGCGTCGGCAACCATCCGCGCGCCTGCCTGCTGTACGACCCGAGCCATTTCATGCTGCAGCAGCTCGACTACCTGGCGTACATCGACCACTACCACGAGCGCATCAAGATCTTTCACGTGAAGGATGCCGAGTTCAACCCGACCGGCAAGCAAGGCGTGTACGGCGGCTTCCAGAGCTGGATCAACCGTGCCGGGCGCTTCCGTTCGCTGGGCGACGGGCAGGTCGACTTCAAGGGCATCTTCTCGAAGATGGCGCAGTACGACTTTCCGGGCTGGGCAGTGCTCGAATGGGAGTGCTGCATCAAGCATCCGGAAGACGGCGCACGCGAAGGCGCGAAGTTCATCGCCGACCACATCATCCGCGTGGCCGACCGCGCCTTCGACGACTTCGCCGCAGGTGGCGTGGACGTGGCTGCGAACAAGCGGATGCTCGGGATCGGCTGA
- a CDS encoding catalase family protein — translation MNTLARQATPVRYDPAVETFRDDEAQTQTELVAALIDMATTMADHTGHAMRAVHAKSHGLLRGELRVLDGLPEPLAQGLFAAPRRYPVVMRLSTPPAEVLDDRVSLPRGMALKVLGVEGPRVDGAEGGTTQDFLFVDAPVFSAPDAKGFLRSLKLLASTTDKAPNAKRVLSTVLQGLEKTVETFGTQSSTLIALGGHAETHPLGATFFTQVPLRHGAYIAKLQLAPVSPALLVLEHMPLDLAGKPDGTREAVAAFMRDHPAVWELRAQLCVDLERMPVEDASVEWPQALSPFVAVARITADAQDGWSDDLAREIDDGMAFNPWHALAAHRPLGNVMRARKVAYAASSNFRSERNGCPLHR, via the coding sequence ATGAACACACTTGCACGCCAGGCCACGCCCGTACGTTACGACCCCGCGGTCGAGACCTTTCGCGACGACGAGGCGCAGACGCAGACCGAACTCGTCGCCGCGCTGATCGACATGGCGACCACCATGGCCGACCACACCGGCCATGCGATGCGCGCCGTGCACGCCAAGAGCCACGGCCTGCTGCGCGGCGAGCTGCGCGTGCTCGACGGCTTGCCCGAGCCGCTGGCGCAGGGGCTCTTCGCAGCGCCCCGCCGCTACCCGGTGGTGATGCGCCTGTCGACGCCGCCCGCCGAGGTGCTCGACGACCGCGTCTCGTTGCCGCGCGGCATGGCGCTGAAGGTACTCGGCGTCGAGGGTCCGCGGGTGGACGGTGCCGAGGGCGGCACCACGCAGGATTTTCTTTTCGTCGACGCCCCGGTGTTCTCCGCGCCCGACGCCAAGGGTTTCCTGCGCAGCCTGAAGCTGCTCGCCAGCACCACGGACAAGGCGCCCAACGCCAAGCGCGTGCTTTCCACCGTGCTGCAGGGGCTGGAGAAAACCGTCGAGACCTTCGGCACGCAAAGCAGCACGCTGATCGCGCTCGGCGGCCATGCGGAAACGCACCCGCTCGGCGCCACCTTCTTCACGCAGGTGCCGCTGAGGCACGGCGCCTACATTGCCAAGCTGCAACTTGCGCCGGTGTCGCCGGCGTTGCTGGTGCTAGAGCACATGCCGCTCGACCTCGCAGGCAAGCCCGACGGCACGCGCGAAGCGGTCGCCGCTTTCATGCGCGACCATCCGGCGGTGTGGGAGCTGCGCGCGCAACTGTGCGTCGACCTGGAGCGCATGCCGGTGGAAGACGCCTCGGTGGAGTGGCCGCAGGCGCTGAGCCCCTTCGTCGCGGTGGCACGCATCACCGCCGACGCGCAGGACGGCTGGAGCGACGACCTGGCGCGCGAGATCGACGACGGCATGGCTTTCAATCCGTGGCACGCGCTGGCTGCCCATCGCCCGCTGGGCAATGTGATGCGCGCGCGAAAGGTTGCCTACGCGGCCTCTTCGAACTTCCGCAGCGAGCGCAACGGCTGCCCGTTGCACCGCTGA
- the infA gene encoding translation initiation factor IF-1, with protein MPKEELIEMNGAVTEVLPDSRYRVTLDNGHQLIAYSGGKMRKHHIRILAGDKVSLELSPYDLTKGRITFRHLERRGPPPTGGNNTPRR; from the coding sequence ATGCCCAAGGAAGAACTGATCGAAATGAACGGCGCAGTGACCGAAGTCCTGCCCGACTCGCGCTACCGCGTCACGCTCGACAACGGCCATCAGCTGATCGCCTACAGCGGCGGCAAGATGCGCAAGCACCACATCCGCATCCTGGCCGGCGACAAGGTGTCGCTCGAGCTCTCGCCCTACGACCTGACCAAGGGCCGTATCACCTTCCGTCACCTGGAACGTCGCGGCCCGCCGCCGACCGGCGGCAACAACACCCCCCGCCGCTGA